A stretch of DNA from Anopheles ziemanni chromosome 3, idAnoZiCoDA_A2_x.2, whole genome shotgun sequence:
GCAGCAGGAAGAAGCGCTTCTGCAAATTGGAAAACGCTGGTTAATGAAGTGAAACACGTGGAAAGGTCTATCAAAATCGAAACTCACAAATATAGGATTATCCGGATACAACGGTGCGACCGTTTTGATGAACGAAATCGACGATACAACGTAGCACACGATGGATGCAATgacaaacggtaaaatgtagTAGAACACTTCGAAAAACAAGTTCTgtgggaaagaaaattttaagttCGGTTTCACATGGACACAGTGAAGAAAATCATACCTTGTCGAATGTGAATATGAGAAGTTGAATACTGGCCACAATGCTGTTATAGATCGGAAACTGTAAGATGCCGATTCGGATTGCTTCCAGCTgttttctgcaaaaaaaaagaatagaacATGCATTTATGGACCCTATTTTGCCCTACTTTTGAAACTTACTTCCGGTCTAGAATGATTCGAAAACACGGACACACTTGCGGTGCATCCAATTGCTTCGATTCGTACAGTGCAATGATGACCGAATCTCCTCCAACCGACTGTTTTAGGTAACGGAAAAACACCAATATGCACCAGCAGAACGCTACGAATGGAACGATGTCGCAGACAACGGCCACATGTGGCAGCAATAGCGCCAACACGCTGAACGTGACCACGatctgcaaataaaaataaagcaagtGAGATAAAATGTGTCCCGTTTGCCCAGACAAGGCTGAATGGCGTTAAAAAGTCGCCCCAAAGCTTACCAAATAAACGGTATTTGCAATCATTAGCACCATCACTTGGTCCTTTCCCGTGTGCTTCTTAATCAGCCGGATCACTCGAACGAAGACGAACGTTACCCACAGCCAGATGATACACCCGACGGT
This window harbors:
- the LOC131289719 gene encoding uncharacterized protein LOC131289719, whose translation is MTNTVDEYSRVEKFACKTYLPPLELYYSEYSLALKLSLTVGCIIWLWVTFVFVRVIRLIKKHTGKDQVMVLMIANTVYLIVVTFSVLALLLPHVAVVCDIVPFVAFCWCILVFFRYLKQSVGGDSVIIALYESKQLDAPQVCPCFRIILDRKKQLEAIRIGILQFPIYNSIVASIQLLIFTFDKNLFFEVFYYILPFVIASIVCYVVSSISFIKTVAPLYPDNPIFKRFFLLQLVLLITKPQIIILELIYNFMTFECTIAGEPKAYFNILKQMIILVQVGLVTVFSYKFYTAEQTIQKKAGVQNDGFEA